The following DNA comes from Mya arenaria isolate MELC-2E11 chromosome 11, ASM2691426v1.
taaatgtttgttcaaattatgcccctggggtcattgcTGACCACcccccagggttcacaggtttggtatacttaaatttggATATGTTTGAacatctttttgtgtgttcgcgcatccatctaaacacaattgcttgtgaatgtttaaattatgcccctggggtcattactggccatcccccggggttcacaggtttggtatactaaaATTgggaatgtttaaaatatttttgtttgaaccAGCTATGTagacccttgctattttgaaaaaagaataatttagTGGTCCGCTACCATGATtgttcctagagacttatttaagaaatattttcaaaatcttcttgtttcaaaccacaaggctcatacctttgatatttgttgtggagcatcatatgatggcCGTCTAgcaaaatagttaaaattatgcccctgggccAAAGCTGGCCCAACCCCTTTTGacctatttttattttttttatttttaaagctacagcaatgaaattttgacaatgtgtacagttttgcaaacgagcatcaatgttgtcctcggatgaccttgcttttgaccttttgatccaactccttatttttaaagctacagaaatgaaattttgaccatgggTACAggtttgaaagcaaatatttttttcgtcaGATGACCTTTACCTTGCACATCTTAAattagttcatgcaactaatctgctctcaacactttctgtcctcagatgttgaacgtgcaacattttcagctaacccaaacacaaaacgtaaACTATGTTTGTTACCTATTACCCATACATatatgctctggattgaaaagaccacaagagccatgccagtggAGCatcagcccccccccccccatgggcCTCtagttataatattatcaaCTATTTAAACCATAACTTTACATagtataacaaaaaatgacataaatgtataataaatagtACTTTTTAAGTATCACATATATAAATCTGTTCTATTTGATATAGGTTTTATTGAACTTTAAATTATTTGGAAGATGTCCTGTATTGACACATCATACTTTACATATATAATCACACAGGTGATGAAATGTTTGCAATGCAGTGAACACTTCGAGTTCTATATACGCATCTTGGTACTTATTACTTAGTGCAAGGGCGGCGTATTTCACGATGGGAATCAGCAAGGAGATGTCCGACCTCATTCGCGATGTGGTAGGTTTTCGCTTCATGTTTGGTGACGTCTCCTCCTCAAATGCCGTACCTCTTTCTAACCCTAATCGCATCCCAACAGGACCGCGGGTTGTGCAGACCGTCAAAGAGGGTATGGAGGCAGTCCCGCACACTCTTATTGACCGATTTCTCCAAACGAGCCATAGGTACTCGAACATAGTTATTTCTTGGTTCAAGCCTGTGTATCGGTCATGCATTTTACATCAAGGAATGGATTTGTTTGAGATCATCGCCAAAAATATATCGTATTCTTTTCAATGTCTGTTAATTAGGAATAagaattatatgtatatagcTTCCTTCCTGAACGGAAATTACAGCAAATGTAATATCACTCGATTCTTTAATTTCTTGTGGTATAAGTTCGTACAACAAACTTTTTAGTAAATCTACACATCCGCGGTTGGTCGAGAATTTTAGCTAGGATGagatgctttaaaaaatattatttcagatacaatataatttatgtcaGTTAATTGATACCGGATGGCGAAACACACAACCATCTTCTATTCGTTTCTATGTGTCCTGACCCTAGTTATACACACTTACAGACATCTGGAAGGCAACACAGCAGATCGCTCGTgttaacattgatttatttatccttttgcAGCCACAAACTTCATATAAATCGTGAATTAACGGAGGTTATACGAACAGGAGCGACATACACGCTCCGGTTCAAAGAAACAGTGACTACCAACGGTATAACTACATATGCAAAAGTAAGTATGTCTTCATAATACAAATAACTGCACAGGCACGGGCCCAGTTGCCAGAAATTTAACTATGGGCTTGTTTAAGGCAAACTGACAAACGTTTTATAAACAATCAACGAGAAACAAACATGTAGACACAACCTAACTATGTATGAGAATATTACGCATTAAAACGGTCAATGGAAACACTGAGTTCACGGCGGATTTAAGATATTTCACCAGTACACgtaccaatatttatttatcgACGTGAGAAGCAACTGAAAgacaaaaattatttcattttccttaTCCCATAAAAGAATAAAGCAAGAACTAACTATAGAAATAGAtaatttttaattacaaaatgtaattcCTTTTGAAACCACCATAGtcatttacacaattatttttttttttagaattttagaATGCTGGAAGTTTGCGCGAAAAAAGTAGTATTAACAGTGCCTCGATTAGCATTGTCAAAGGTCACATTTTCTGGACTATCAATATCTCATGACTTAAGCGACAGCATAGAAAACGCTGTGAAAGACGTGCCTGCCTTCAAGATATTCCTAGCGTACGACACGCCATGGTGGAGAACGACCAACGTCACACACGCGGAAACAGATCTCCCCAACAGACAGGTGTACGACTTCGGAACTTCGGCTCGATCGAGTACGTCTGTATTGGCCGCGGCTTACGGAGATATGGACATTGTGAAATTTTGGCGGGAAGTGCAGTCACGTGGGCCGTTTATGAACTGTTTGAACGGAAATGACACATGCCCTTCGGAAGCAGCGGTAAAGCACGTTACCAACTTCCTGgcagaaatatttcaaattccaTTGGAAAGTATTCCCACACCGGTAGATGGGGCCATATCTATTTGGGATCAGTTTCCATTCGGTGGTGGTTGGCACGTTTGGATGCCAGGATATAACTGGGATGATGTACGGAGAGATGTTCTTCAACCATCACCAACCGACCACGTCTACTTCGCCACCGGATCGTACGCTCCTGGCGAGACGGATAGCTGGTCAAACAACGCCCTGGAAACTGTCGAACGGGTTCTCAAGTTGCTAAGTATTTAAGTGTCAAGGTATAAACAAAGGAAATACGACGTCGTCTTCGGTGGACCTGCATATATTGTTCAAATGAGATACTTATACAATACACACTTTTGTAACCATTAAATGAACTTGCTCTTTTTCTCTCATACTTGTAATACTCCATAGATAGGCGCCGTGCATGTGGATTTCTATATCGTTCTGGAAGGCGGCTACTAcgaacatacatgtagataccaTTGCACCTCTGTACAAGTTTTCTAGACAGACGTTCCAACTCTTTGATTGTGTTCGGCTAACCCCATGTACCCACAATAGGTGAAACAGTTTACCTAGCTATGAGTAACATCAGAAATACATGTAACATCAACATTACATCAAAACTAGCACATCGCTGGCAAATCAACACCGAGCCAGTTACGTATGCTATATTCCGATAGAGATAAGAAATAACACTGCGTCATTCGACACAGAGAGAATAACGTAAAGCACTTTAGATATAGTTAATAATATTCTTATAAAGTTACCGCCCTTGCATCGCCAGCAAAACTGCATGCTTAAAGTAAAAATAGTCTAATAGAACTCAGTCACAAACTTGCCAAAACATTTATCAGTAAAGATCGATAACACCTTCACCGGACGAAAAAGAACAGAAACCACAAACGATAACAAAATCACTCAAAACTCTATTAATACTTATCcaactttttaaattaactAAGTCAGTGGTTATCGCCTTGTCAGGTTCATACTTAATTTTATATGCATACAGCAAAACATGGTCAATGTATACAGTGCAGTAAGGGCATTAACCAAGAAGAGTTTGTTACTGCTAACATCAGTGCGCACGGTCGTTAGTATTCTGTTTCTGATAGTGTCAGTCTCTCTTTCAGGAAAAGATAACGCGTTTGGGAGCCGGTTGCAAATATAACTATGGCCACTCGGGTAGATTCTCCGTCTTTAAAATATTCGGAGCCAGCCCTTGCCTATTAACCATTTCATAACAATAGGTACGCTGTGATTCGATAACAACACTCCCGTTGCCCCAAATTTGCCTCCAAAAACGGCCATATCCTGTGCGGACCATCCTGCGCCAATAACAAATACCTTGTGACCGTCCAACTCTTTGGGATGTTTGCAGTCATGCGAGTTTATGGTCCGTCCGGCAATCCTTTTGATGCCGAGGATTCCTGGGTGTTTAGTGTAACATATGcaaatttgaaattgcaaaCACTTGTGCATGTGTACTGCTCATTCTATATAAAAGATGGGAATCGATCTAAGTCAATTGTCTTGTAAAGACTCAGTTActgaatcattttatttaatttatgttatgCACATAGTATAGTAAAATGATCAGGTTGTAATGATCAGGCATATAATGGTCATGCCGTATGCAGGGGCGGGTCCAGGGTCCGACGTAAGAGGGGGCGTatcttaggggcgtaacctctTGAGTTGCTCCCCTCCTTTAGAACCGAAAACTAGTTAATTTAATGTGTTGGTAGAGGGGTTTGGGGGTACTCCCCCacgaacattttaacaatttttgccccaaattgtgtattttgggcataatattatcttttttctcctatattgaaataaaagtcaACATGGACgatttgagggggggggggggggagagggCGCACCTGGAGCTGCTAGTGGTACGAACGAttacaataaaaagtatttcGGTTTGTTAATTTGTGAATAATGACAGTCAGATGCCTGCAAGGTCCAGTGTCTATCAGTCATTTAAAGTGTGTAAAGGTAAAATTATGAGTACAAACCATCAATGCTAACTAGAACATCTCACGAGGTAGTGCTGTTTACTTATACTTTAAAAgagttattatttaaatatatttgagctTGAGATTCTTGGTCactaaattatttgaaatagcTTTACCTTATTCatattgaaatgtgtttataattaatatatccACACAGCCAATATAAGAGTAATTTATTTGACCTACATGTTAATACATATACTGTAATTTAACCTCAACCGTTTGTATGTTGAAAGAATGGGTTTATAATTTAAGTTTGTGACACAGTTTATACTCACTTTGCTGTACAGAAGGGGAAGAACAAACGCATTTTAATGATTTGAGTGGGATAAAAATTATCTTACCTCTGTAAAACCATTTCGTAAAGAGAAACATACGCtttataaaactatattagAAGGCGATCTAAGCAATTTATACAAACTCGATGTCAAGTGATAAATTGATAGACTTGATACAAGTCATATCAACTGGCATAGTAAATAATGAATCGTTTTATTTTCGACAGTGAATTGAtgaattttatgattttatagaatactttcttttattcattttacacatgtgtatgttaGAACGTACCTAACATATTAATCAGTTCACATAACATAATGAACTTTGTACATAACGAAATGGAGAATGCACCTCCTAACATGTTGGTAAGTGTACATAGTATAATGGGGTAAGCACATGATAGTATGTAGACCAGTATAATGAGGCAGCAAAGGCGTTTCATATTCAACCGTTCTTCCTCGATATgttatgcatatttgtttttaactgGATTAATGAACGTCTATACAAACTAAACGAACGCTCTGCCAGACTATGCCAATATCATATACGATACCCAGAACATTTTTGAAAGGGTTGGCTATGTTACCCGTCCTCATTTTATATTCAGTATTTAGCAATGCAATTGAATGTCATTTTATCAGTTAtgccttttttgttttctttggtAATGCATGCAGTAATACCATGATCCTGGATTGTGGAAAGTTTCCCAGTTGTGACCGAACGGTCCTAACAATAAAATCGCCAAGTTAATTCCAGAAccgt
Coding sequences within:
- the LOC128208308 gene encoding aplysianin-A-like; the protein is MAFKGQRCRHELSCIIIFDLLLISVTGFVLDGTRAEDLTSKQTCEDVAIIGAGISGSYAAWRLRDHNLSISVYEYSNRVGGRFRTIRFPNSPDINVELGAMRFLPAAHQLLVSTIQDLGLAAVEFKPGFGVEGKDIMYMRGQHFHSGDIKKGHIPYNLHENERNLDLQHFRWEALLNGTDFPANGTFNDYAFLHTRTKDGLELYKQSARAAYFTMGISKEMSDLIRDVVGFRFMFGDVSSSNAVPLSNPNRIPTGPRVVQTVKEGMEAVPHTLIDRFLQTSHSHKLHINRELTEVIRTGATYTLRFKETVTTNGITTYAKNFRMLEVCAKKVVLTVPRLALSKVTFSGLSISHDLSDSIENAVKDVPAFKIFLAYDTPWWRTTNVTHAETDLPNRQVYDFGTSARSSTSVLAAAYGDMDIVKFWREVQSRGPFMNCLNGNDTCPSEAAVKHVTNFLAEIFQIPLESIPTPVDGAISIWDQFPFGGGWHVWMPGYNWDDVRRDVLQPSPTDHVYFATGSYAPGETDSWSNNALETVERVLKLLSI